Proteins co-encoded in one Streptomyces roseochromogenus subsp. oscitans DS 12.976 genomic window:
- a CDS encoding YciI family protein has translation MTTKEDTMKYVLLLTRGAWQEEGSEQERAEVFDGIVEWFTKHRADGTIVEANQLREPETATTVVVEEGHSSMIDRPLLEAKEAIGGYAIVEVPDLDAALELAASFPVPDGKVEVRPIVER, from the coding sequence ATGACGACCAAGGAGGACACCATGAAGTACGTACTGCTGCTGACCCGCGGCGCCTGGCAGGAGGAGGGCTCCGAGCAGGAGCGCGCGGAGGTGTTCGACGGGATCGTGGAATGGTTCACCAAGCACCGCGCCGACGGGACGATCGTCGAGGCCAACCAGCTGCGCGAACCCGAGACCGCGACGACGGTCGTGGTCGAGGAGGGCCACTCCAGCATGATCGACCGCCCGCTGCTGGAGGCCAAGGAGGCGATCGGCGGCTACGCGATCGTCGAGGTGCCCGACCTGGACGCCGCCCTGGAACTGGCGGCGAGCTTCCCGGTGCCCGACGGAAAGGTGGAGGTGCGTCCGATTGTCGAGCGCTGA